One window of uncultured Trichococcus sp. genomic DNA carries:
- a CDS encoding YlbG family protein, with protein MSLEVTKRQGIVVWVYTLRQIKNLKRYGYIHYVSNRMKYVLLYVDQEEAQATAEKLNSLHFVRKVELSHRPEIDMTLKNALPGRKDRSNPEVEYNESAFETKTYSF; from the coding sequence ATGAGCTTAGAAGTGACCAAAAGGCAGGGGATTGTCGTCTGGGTCTATACCTTGAGACAGATCAAAAATCTGAAAAGATACGGTTATATCCATTATGTTTCCAACAGAATGAAGTATGTCTTATTGTACGTCGATCAAGAAGAGGCGCAGGCCACGGCAGAAAAATTGAACAGTCTGCATTTTGTCAGGAAAGTGGAATTGTCGCATCGTCCTGAAATCGACATGACTCTCAAGAATGCCCTTCCTGGCAGGAAAGACCGCAGTAATCCTGAAGTGGAATACAATGAGTCCGCTTTTGAAACGAAGACTTATTCTTTTTAG
- the rsmD gene encoding 16S rRNA (guanine(966)-N(2))-methyltransferase RsmD — MRVIAGEYKGRRLKSVPGSNTRPTTDKVKESLFNIIGPFFDGGISLDMFAGSGGLSIEAVSRGIDRAVLFEKNRKALDTIKENIAITKEAEKFSVYAGDARKNLRVFAAENPNTQFALVFLDPPYAEEKTVADITEMIALQLVNEETVFVCEMAKENTLPEQIGPYGKWKRAVYGTIAIEMFDYNQEG, encoded by the coding sequence ATGCGAGTTATCGCAGGAGAATACAAAGGACGCAGATTGAAAAGCGTTCCTGGGAGCAATACACGCCCAACGACGGACAAGGTCAAAGAATCCTTGTTCAATATCATCGGTCCGTTCTTTGATGGCGGAATCAGCCTGGATATGTTTGCAGGCAGCGGTGGCTTATCGATCGAAGCGGTTTCCCGAGGGATCGATAGAGCGGTGTTGTTCGAAAAGAACCGAAAAGCGCTTGATACCATAAAGGAAAACATCGCAATCACGAAGGAAGCTGAGAAATTCAGCGTTTATGCAGGGGATGCGCGAAAAAATCTTCGTGTCTTCGCCGCAGAAAATCCGAACACGCAATTTGCTTTGGTCTTTCTTGATCCGCCTTATGCTGAAGAAAAGACAGTCGCTGACATCACTGAAATGATCGCCTTGCAGCTGGTCAATGAAGAAACCGTATTTGTCTGTGAGATGGCAAAGGAAAACACGTTGCCTGAACAGATCGGCCCATACGGAAAATGGAAGCGTGCCGTTTATGGGACCATCGCTATCGAAATGTTCGACTACAATCAGGAAGGTTGA
- the coaD gene encoding pantetheine-phosphate adenylyltransferase produces MKKTALFAGSFDPLTNGHIDTIARAAIVFDEIVVAVSTNTSKQSLFDGEQRIQLVAEALRDFPQVQVIRHTGGLTIEMAKDVGACALLRGVRNVKDFEYEHSIASMNKLQAPDLETVILLSSENYRYLSSSLIKEVAMFGGDVSTLVPANINAAILQKFKDSAFKGKKISE; encoded by the coding sequence ATGAAAAAAACAGCGCTATTTGCGGGGAGTTTCGACCCTTTGACAAACGGGCACATCGATACGATTGCCCGGGCAGCAATTGTTTTCGACGAAATCGTGGTTGCAGTATCGACCAACACATCCAAGCAATCTTTATTTGACGGTGAGCAAAGGATCCAATTGGTTGCCGAAGCTTTGCGTGATTTTCCGCAAGTCCAAGTCATCCGCCATACCGGCGGGCTTACGATCGAAATGGCAAAGGATGTCGGCGCCTGCGCACTTTTGCGCGGGGTACGGAACGTAAAGGATTTCGAGTATGAACACAGCATCGCCTCGATGAACAAGCTGCAGGCCCCGGACCTTGAAACGGTGATCCTGTTGTCTTCGGAAAATTATCGTTACCTCAGTTCCAGCCTGATCAAAGAAGTCGCGATGTTCGGCGGGGATGTATCCACTTTGGTGCCGGCCAACATCAACGCCGCTATCCTTCAGAAATTCAAGGACAGCGCGTTCAAAGGGAAAAAAATATCGGAATGA
- a CDS encoding helix-hairpin-helix domain-containing protein has protein sequence MDAIREWLACHKQEVVRFSVLFLILAVSLFGLGRLIYGNTSETGTEELLLDETYLAASSAESNPLSEQPEEAEPIQEIIIVDIKGAVKKPGVYQAEADMRVIDIIDLAGGLGESADADTVNLSQRVTDQMVIYIPAVGEEAVRPNVAPENNLNEQENGNDEAGTEKVDINTADAVLLQTLNGIGEKKAALIIAYREENGSFQTIEEIMEVSGIGEKTFEGFKDLIMVGAK, from the coding sequence TTGGATGCTATTCGGGAATGGCTTGCTTGCCATAAGCAGGAAGTGGTCCGATTTTCCGTTTTGTTTTTGATTCTCGCTGTAAGTCTCTTTGGCTTAGGCAGATTGATTTACGGCAATACGTCAGAAACAGGCACAGAGGAGTTACTGCTGGATGAAACCTATCTGGCGGCAAGCTCTGCTGAATCAAACCCGTTGTCAGAGCAGCCGGAAGAGGCGGAGCCGATCCAGGAAATCATCATCGTCGATATCAAAGGCGCCGTAAAAAAACCGGGTGTATACCAAGCTGAGGCTGATATGCGCGTCATCGACATAATTGATTTAGCTGGCGGTTTGGGTGAATCGGCAGATGCCGACACGGTGAATCTGTCCCAACGCGTGACGGATCAGATGGTGATCTATATTCCTGCAGTCGGCGAAGAAGCGGTTCGCCCGAATGTAGCGCCGGAAAACAACCTGAACGAACAAGAAAACGGAAATGACGAGGCCGGAACCGAGAAAGTGGACATCAATACGGCAGATGCTGTGTTGTTGCAGACGTTGAATGGGATTGGTGAAAAAAAAGCTGCGCTCATCATCGCGTACCGTGAGGAGAACGGCTCTTTCCAGACGATCGAGGAAATAATGGAAGTTTCAGGAATCGGTGAAAAAACCTTCGAGGGGTTTAAAGATCTAATCATGGTCGGAGCAAAATAA
- a CDS encoding ComE operon protein 2 — translation MERIPWNQYFMAQSVLLSLRSTCKRLEVGATIVRDKRIIAGGYNGSVSGDVHCIDEGCYVVNGHCVRTIHAEMNAILQCAKFGVQTQDAEIYVTHFPCLQCTKMILQAGIKKIYYLEDYHNDSYAVHLLDAMDIPYEQVPLDPDYFSQLLKRKEQSDDGSAACCGHHDD, via the coding sequence ATGGAAAGAATTCCTTGGAATCAATATTTTATGGCACAAAGCGTGCTGCTCTCGCTGAGGAGCACTTGTAAACGCTTGGAGGTCGGTGCCACAATCGTCAGAGACAAACGCATCATAGCCGGAGGATACAACGGGAGTGTTTCCGGCGACGTCCACTGCATCGATGAGGGCTGCTATGTCGTGAATGGGCACTGTGTCCGCACCATCCACGCGGAAATGAATGCGATCCTGCAGTGCGCCAAGTTCGGCGTCCAGACCCAGGATGCGGAAATATATGTGACACATTTTCCTTGCTTGCAATGCACGAAAATGATTTTGCAGGCCGGCATCAAGAAAATCTACTATTTGGAAGACTATCATAACGACTCCTACGCCGTCCATCTGTTGGATGCGATGGATATTCCGTATGAACAAGTCCCCCTCGATCCGGATTATTTTTCTCAATTACTGAAACGAAAAGAACAATCAGATGATGGCTCTGCTGCTTGTTGCGGGCATCATGACGACTGA
- a CDS encoding DNA internalization-related competence protein ComEC/Rec2 produces MPALLVFPVTIIGFDGTNVFAWVLLIAIFARLYLMQSKALNVIAAAVVVASLTSLLVHQWSSASEFTAQEAESVRTAALQLDPNDLRINGDLLTGEALLLWGGKEEKVYFYYTIATEEEKFTWEQMRFPQRFVAAVRLEAPEAERNLHQFDFEEYLNAKGIHWAAAIEAMEFRSEDRSVWSLPSGIRRSIILMLEKLPAVQTTDYIQTMLFNQSHAISGDTLDAYRGIGLLHLFSISGMHIQLLLAQVRYILLRMKVSHETTDKLLVVFLLAYGVLTGWGIGVFRAICTHLILLIGKITGHQIEAKDAFALTVVVAVFYNPLLIYSASFQLSYLLAGVLYFVAPISAEWEMNGLLKDICLTALMTMASFPVVAYHFFEVSWLGIFVNVIFSFFFSWLLFPLFWLLFFTVLFFPGTPLLGSLCAVSDKLLTLLEHFAGAAADLNFASLVTGRPPAFYFVLVWIALLLLLLSVEKRQRDIRVLCVLMAAVGLFSFAHQLTPSGKVIMLDVGQGDAILIITPFHRRAVLIDTGGMLTFEKEAWQVRETATTAGEQLVSTLKAEGVRKLDMVFLTHADQDHVGSLRELAEGLPIAAVYFPKGAEESAAFAAVLLELQSRHQVGLFPVLGKVDLKIAADFVFHILAPLAPGEGGNEDSLIIQTSIGGLDWLFTGDLGEEGEALLVRTYPDLKADILKIGHHGSATSSSEGFLDHVQPKLALISVGKQNRYGHPDAEILERLELRNIPVFRTDRQGAVHFRYGSGETEWRTILENKK; encoded by the coding sequence TTGCCTGCCTTGCTCGTCTTCCCGGTAACCATTATCGGATTCGACGGAACCAATGTCTTTGCGTGGGTTCTGCTCATTGCCATTTTTGCGCGCCTTTACTTGATGCAATCAAAAGCTTTGAACGTCATTGCTGCCGCGGTGGTGGTCGCGAGCCTAACGAGTTTGCTGGTCCACCAGTGGTCGAGCGCATCGGAGTTCACTGCTCAGGAAGCGGAATCGGTCAGAACAGCTGCGCTGCAGTTGGATCCGAATGATCTGCGGATCAACGGCGATTTGTTGACAGGGGAAGCCCTGCTGCTATGGGGAGGCAAGGAAGAAAAAGTTTATTTCTATTACACGATCGCAACAGAAGAAGAAAAGTTCACCTGGGAACAAATGCGATTCCCACAGCGTTTCGTCGCCGCTGTCCGATTGGAGGCGCCGGAAGCGGAACGGAATCTGCACCAATTTGATTTCGAAGAGTATCTGAATGCGAAAGGCATCCATTGGGCCGCCGCTATCGAAGCGATGGAGTTCCGGAGCGAGGATCGTTCTGTTTGGTCCTTGCCAAGCGGCATCAGGAGATCCATCATTTTGATGTTGGAAAAGTTGCCTGCTGTCCAGACGACCGACTACATCCAAACAATGCTATTCAATCAATCGCATGCCATATCGGGGGATACCTTGGATGCCTATCGCGGGATCGGTTTATTGCATCTTTTTTCCATCTCCGGCATGCATATCCAACTGCTGCTGGCCCAGGTGCGCTACATCCTGTTGCGGATGAAGGTCAGCCATGAGACTACGGATAAGCTGCTGGTTGTATTTCTGCTCGCTTATGGTGTGTTGACCGGGTGGGGAATCGGTGTCTTTCGGGCTATCTGTACGCACCTTATCCTATTGATCGGGAAAATCACCGGCCATCAGATTGAAGCGAAAGATGCCTTTGCGCTTACGGTGGTGGTTGCTGTTTTTTACAATCCGCTGCTGATCTATTCGGCAAGTTTTCAATTGAGCTATCTTTTGGCGGGGGTATTGTATTTTGTTGCCCCAATCAGCGCGGAATGGGAAATGAATGGGCTGTTGAAAGATATCTGCTTGACGGCACTGATGACGATGGCGTCCTTTCCCGTCGTCGCCTATCATTTTTTTGAGGTTTCCTGGCTCGGGATTTTTGTGAATGTGATCTTTTCGTTCTTTTTTTCCTGGTTGCTTTTTCCGCTGTTTTGGTTGTTGTTCTTTACCGTGCTCTTTTTCCCGGGAACCCCGTTGCTGGGGTCGCTTTGTGCTGTGTCCGATAAATTGCTCACCTTGTTGGAGCACTTTGCCGGGGCAGCCGCGGATTTGAATTTTGCGTCACTCGTTACAGGAAGACCGCCTGCCTTTTATTTTGTGTTGGTCTGGATCGCCTTGCTGCTGCTCTTGCTGAGTGTCGAAAAGAGGCAAAGGGATATCCGTGTGCTTTGTGTCCTGATGGCCGCTGTCGGCTTGTTTTCCTTCGCCCATCAGCTGACTCCTTCCGGAAAAGTCATCATGCTTGATGTGGGACAGGGAGATGCCATCCTGATCATAACGCCTTTTCATCGTCGGGCGGTGCTGATAGACACGGGCGGCATGCTGACTTTTGAAAAAGAAGCCTGGCAAGTCCGGGAAACAGCGACAACCGCCGGCGAACAGCTTGTGTCTACCCTCAAAGCGGAAGGCGTGAGAAAATTGGACATGGTCTTTCTGACGCATGCCGATCAGGACCATGTCGGTTCGCTGCGGGAACTCGCCGAGGGTTTGCCGATCGCTGCGGTTTATTTTCCTAAAGGAGCGGAGGAGAGTGCGGCGTTCGCTGCAGTGCTCCTTGAACTGCAAAGCCGACACCAAGTGGGCCTGTTCCCTGTATTGGGCAAGGTCGATTTAAAGATCGCTGCTGATTTTGTTTTTCATATCCTGGCACCTTTAGCGCCGGGAGAAGGCGGAAATGAGGATTCGTTGATCATCCAAACAAGCATAGGCGGTTTGGATTGGCTGTTCACAGGCGATCTTGGAGAAGAAGGGGAAGCTTTGCTGGTGCGCACTTATCCTGATTTGAAGGCCGATATTCTGAAGATCGGCCACCACGGGAGCGCAACATCCAGTTCGGAAGGCTTCTTGGATCATGTCCAGCCTAAATTGGCCTTGATATCCGTTGGCAAACAAAACAGGTACGGCCATCCGGATGCGGAGATACTGGAACGCCTGGAATTGCGGAATATCCCTGTATTTCGCACGGATCGACAGGGCGCTGTCCACTTCCGGTACGGGTCAGGGGAAACGGAATGGCGAACCATTTTGGAGAACAAAAAATAA
- the holA gene encoding DNA polymerase III subunit delta gives MANHFGEQKIKMMNGGPNVNYTTEMSKIKKGQLQPVYLFLGKEDFFIEEAKQLLLHTVVDEADKDLNVGIFNMDETLLDRALEDAESLPFFGERRLVIIENPLFLTAEKAKNGLEHDLGWLESYLENPSPSTILAIFAPYEKLDSRKKIAKLLTKKAVTVDVSPLAEKEARKFLGDMIKNEGYQMNRDALGLFYERIENQLSRGMRELPKLFLAGSEDKQITKQMVIDLIPRNLEQNIFELVTQVLNKNTYLAIQIYRDLLLQKEEPIKINAILLGQFRLLLQVKLLSKNGYQQTDITKVLKIHPYRVKLASQQVRNLSEKVLADAFQGLVETEYNMKTGQGLKEIQFELFLIRYANAMPKQ, from the coding sequence ATGGCGAACCATTTTGGAGAACAAAAAATAAAAATGATGAATGGTGGTCCAAACGTGAATTATACAACGGAGATGTCCAAAATAAAAAAAGGTCAGCTTCAGCCGGTCTATTTATTTTTGGGCAAAGAAGATTTTTTTATAGAAGAAGCGAAGCAACTGTTGCTGCATACGGTGGTTGACGAGGCCGACAAGGATCTGAATGTCGGCATATTCAATATGGATGAGACGCTGTTGGATCGGGCTCTTGAAGATGCGGAGTCGCTGCCTTTTTTTGGGGAAAGACGTCTGGTCATCATTGAGAACCCGCTCTTTTTAACGGCTGAAAAAGCCAAGAATGGACTGGAGCATGATCTTGGTTGGCTTGAGAGTTATCTGGAGAACCCTTCACCCTCAACAATTCTGGCTATTTTCGCGCCGTACGAAAAATTGGACAGCAGAAAAAAAATTGCGAAACTCTTGACGAAGAAGGCCGTCACTGTGGATGTTTCCCCGTTAGCGGAAAAAGAGGCCCGCAAATTTTTGGGGGACATGATCAAAAATGAAGGCTACCAGATGAACCGCGATGCACTGGGATTATTTTACGAGCGGATCGAAAATCAGCTGTCGCGGGGAATGCGGGAGCTGCCCAAGCTGTTTCTTGCCGGATCTGAAGACAAACAAATCACCAAACAAATGGTGATCGACTTGATACCGCGCAATCTGGAACAAAATATATTTGAATTGGTGACGCAAGTGCTTAACAAGAACACTTATCTGGCCATCCAGATTTATCGGGATCTGTTGCTCCAAAAAGAGGAACCGATCAAAATCAATGCAATCCTTTTAGGGCAATTCCGCCTGTTGCTGCAAGTGAAGCTGCTCTCAAAAAACGGGTACCAGCAAACGGACATCACGAAAGTGTTGAAGATCCATCCTTATCGTGTGAAACTTGCTTCCCAACAAGTGAGGAACCTTTCCGAAAAGGTCCTGGCCGATGCTTTTCAGGGATTGGTCGAGACGGAGTACAACATGAAGACCGGGCAAGGGTTGAAGGAGATACAATTCGAGTTGTTTCTGATCCGCTACGCAAACGCAATGCCCAAACAGTAA
- the rpsT gene encoding 30S ribosomal protein S20 has translation MPNIDSAIKRVRTSEKANLKNNAQKSAMRSAIKKFEAAVAEGAENSEELLKAAVKSIDSAASKNLIHQNKASRDISRLTKKLAK, from the coding sequence ATGCCAAATATCGATTCAGCAATCAAACGTGTTCGCACTAGCGAAAAAGCTAACCTAAAAAACAACGCTCAAAAGAGTGCTATGCGTTCAGCTATCAAAAAATTTGAAGCTGCAGTAGCAGAAGGCGCTGAAAATAGCGAAGAATTATTAAAGGCAGCAGTTAAATCTATCGATTCAGCAGCTTCTAAAAACTTAATTCATCAAAATAAAGCGTCTCGCGACATTTCTCGTTTAACTAAAAAATTAGCTAAATAA
- the uvrB gene encoding excinuclease ABC subunit UvrB, with protein sequence MKDQFELVSPYQPSGDQPEAIKELVDGLNLGRRAQTLLGATGTGKTFTVANVIQAVNKPTLVIAHNKTLAGQLYGELKEFFPNNAVEYFVSYYDYYQPEAYVPSSDTYIEKESSVNDEIDKLRHSATSSLLERRDVIVVASVSCIYGLVNPLDYKEHTLSLRQGMEMERNELLRRLVEMQFERNDIDFRRGTFRVRGDVVEIFLASRDNEAIRVEFFGDEIDRIREVDVLTGEIKNDVEHFPVFPATHFVANEEKTLHAVDMIRAELKDRLKVLRDENKLLEAQRLEQRTNYDMEMLMEMGYCNGIENYSRHMDGRAPGEPPYTLLDFFPDDYLTVIDESHITMSQIRGMYNGDRSRKEQLVAYGFRLPSTLDNRPLTLKEFEERVNQILYISATPGPYEYEQSPYVAQQIIRPTGLLDPIVEVRPIKGQIDDLISEINLRVERNERVFITTLTKKMSEDLTDYLKEIGIKVNYLHSEIKTMERAEIIRNLRLGEFDVLIGINLLREGLDVPEVSLVAILDADKEGFLRSERSLVQTIGRAARNENGKVIMYADRITDSMERAINETNRRRATQEAYNIKHGITPKTIIKEVRDRISISHTPEDAEGDVSILSVYKAMTMEQRREALDQLDKEMREAAKALNFEKAAEIRDMVLELKAEYKGL encoded by the coding sequence ATGAAAGATCAATTTGAATTAGTTTCCCCATACCAGCCCAGCGGTGATCAGCCGGAAGCCATCAAAGAGCTTGTCGATGGATTGAATCTGGGCAGACGGGCGCAAACCCTGTTGGGCGCGACGGGGACCGGTAAGACTTTTACGGTAGCGAACGTCATCCAGGCAGTGAACAAACCGACGCTTGTCATCGCCCACAACAAAACGTTGGCCGGGCAATTGTATGGCGAATTGAAGGAATTTTTCCCTAACAACGCCGTCGAATATTTTGTGAGTTACTATGACTATTATCAACCCGAGGCGTATGTCCCCTCCAGCGACACTTATATAGAGAAAGAATCCAGCGTAAACGATGAAATCGATAAACTGCGCCACTCCGCCACCAGCTCCTTGCTGGAAAGACGGGACGTGATTGTTGTGGCTTCCGTGTCCTGCATCTATGGTTTGGTGAATCCCTTGGACTATAAAGAGCATACCTTATCGTTAAGGCAAGGGATGGAGATGGAACGGAATGAACTGCTGCGCAGGTTGGTGGAAATGCAGTTCGAACGCAATGATATCGATTTTCGGCGCGGTACGTTCCGCGTGCGCGGGGACGTGGTCGAAATTTTTCTGGCATCCCGCGACAACGAGGCCATCCGTGTCGAATTTTTTGGGGATGAAATTGATCGGATCAGGGAAGTGGATGTGCTGACCGGCGAAATAAAGAATGATGTCGAACACTTTCCCGTTTTCCCGGCCACTCACTTCGTGGCAAATGAAGAAAAGACCTTGCATGCGGTCGACATGATCCGGGCAGAACTGAAGGATCGCCTCAAAGTGCTGCGCGATGAGAACAAACTGCTGGAAGCCCAACGTTTGGAACAGCGCACCAACTACGACATGGAAATGTTGATGGAAATGGGGTACTGCAACGGAATCGAAAACTATTCCAGACATATGGATGGACGCGCTCCTGGAGAGCCACCATACACTTTGCTTGATTTTTTCCCGGATGATTATTTGACAGTCATCGACGAGTCGCACATCACGATGTCGCAAATCCGCGGCATGTACAACGGTGACCGCTCGCGGAAGGAGCAATTGGTGGCGTATGGCTTCCGTCTGCCGAGCACCTTGGATAACCGTCCGTTGACGTTGAAGGAATTCGAGGAGCGGGTCAACCAGATCCTTTATATTTCGGCGACGCCTGGCCCGTACGAGTATGAACAAAGCCCTTATGTTGCCCAACAGATCATCCGTCCGACAGGCTTGTTGGATCCGATTGTGGAAGTGCGTCCGATCAAAGGCCAGATTGATGATCTGATCAGTGAAATCAATTTGCGTGTCGAACGCAATGAGCGGGTCTTCATCACTACTTTGACGAAGAAGATGTCCGAAGACTTGACGGATTATCTGAAGGAAATCGGCATCAAAGTGAATTATCTGCACAGCGAAATCAAAACGATGGAGCGCGCGGAAATTATCCGCAATCTCCGATTGGGAGAATTTGATGTGTTGATCGGCATCAACCTGTTGCGGGAAGGGCTGGATGTTCCCGAGGTTTCGCTTGTTGCCATCCTTGATGCAGACAAAGAAGGCTTCCTGCGGAGCGAGCGCTCGCTTGTCCAGACGATCGGACGAGCTGCCCGGAACGAGAACGGGAAAGTCATCATGTACGCGGACCGCATAACGGATTCAATGGAGCGGGCCATAAACGAAACGAACAGGCGTCGTGCGACACAGGAAGCCTACAACATTAAGCACGGCATCACGCCGAAAACAATCATCAAAGAAGTCCGTGACCGGATCAGCATCTCGCATACACCTGAAGATGCCGAAGGGGACGTCAGCATTTTGAGCGTCTACAAAGCGATGACGATGGAACAACGCCGCGAAGCGCTCGATCAACTGGATAAGGAAATGAGGGAAGCCGCCAAAGCCCTCAATTTCGAGAAGGCGGCAGAGATACGTGACATGGTGTTGGAACTGAAAGCAGAATACAAAGGGTTATAA
- the rpsO gene encoding 30S ribosomal protein S15 — protein sequence MAISKELKNEIIKEYAIHEGDTGSPEVQIAVLTYEINHLNEHARVHKKDHHSYRGLMKKVGHRRNLLAYLRNKDVPRYRELIQRLGLRR from the coding sequence ATGGCAATTTCAAAAGAACTTAAAAATGAAATCATCAAAGAATACGCTATTCACGAAGGAGATACTGGATCCCCAGAAGTGCAAATCGCAGTTCTTACGTATGAAATCAACCACTTGAACGAGCACGCTCGCGTTCATAAAAAAGACCACCATTCTTACCGTGGTTTGATGAAAAAAGTTGGACACCGTCGTAACTTGTTAGCTTACTTGCGTAACAAAGACGTTCCCCGCTACCGTGAACTGATCCAAAGATTAGGCTTACGTCGTTAA
- the pnp gene encoding polyribonucleotide nucleotidyltransferase, with protein sequence MSEKKVFQMDWAGRLLQVEIGQLAKQANGAVLVRYGDTVVLTAAVGSREPKDTDFFPLTVNYEEKMYSVGKIPGGFIKREGRPSENATLTARLIDRPIRPMFPEGFRNEVQITNVVMSVEQDCAPEMAAMFGSSLALAISDIPFYGPIAGVNVGRVDGEYVLNPTAPQNEVSDIELTVAGSRVAINMVESSAAMVNEEDMLGALMFGHKAIQELCDFQDKIVAEVGKEKMTVKLLSLNPELVAEVTAAYGEKMTAAIMTEEKLAREAAIEDVKAEAILFFNEKYLDDANFAQISKEVRQIVEDMEKDEVRRLITVDKIRPDGRKIDEIRPLASEVGLLPRVHGSGLFTRGQTQALSTCTLAPLGEHQIIDGLGMVDSKRFIHHYNFPQFSVGSTGRAGSPGRREIGHGALGERALKQVIPTEAEFPYTIRLVSEVLESNGSSSQASICASTLAMMDAGVPIKAPVAGIAMGLVMEGENYTVLTDIQGLEDHLGDMDFKVAGTSEGITALQMDIKIQGITEQILTEALMQAKKARMEILAELTSTIAAPREELSQYAPKIEMMQIKPDKIKVVIGKGGDTINSIIEETGVKIDIDQEGNVSIASADTAMIARAKQIIEELTHEVKVGEIYEGTVKRIEKFGAFVGITKGKDGMVHISELANERVKEVEDVLAIGDKVKVKVIEVDRQGRINLSRKALLPKEEK encoded by the coding sequence ATGTCAGAAAAAAAAGTGTTCCAAATGGACTGGGCAGGTCGTTTGCTGCAAGTCGAAATCGGCCAATTGGCTAAGCAAGCCAATGGTGCGGTATTGGTGAGATACGGAGATACTGTCGTATTGACGGCTGCAGTAGGTTCAAGAGAACCAAAAGATACCGATTTCTTCCCATTGACTGTGAACTATGAAGAAAAAATGTATTCAGTCGGTAAAATACCTGGAGGATTCATCAAGCGTGAAGGCCGCCCAAGCGAAAACGCAACGTTGACGGCGCGTTTGATCGACCGTCCGATCCGCCCGATGTTCCCTGAAGGGTTCCGCAACGAAGTGCAGATCACAAACGTCGTCATGTCCGTCGAACAGGATTGCGCGCCGGAAATGGCTGCCATGTTCGGTTCCTCGTTGGCATTGGCGATTTCCGACATTCCGTTCTACGGACCGATCGCTGGAGTCAATGTTGGCCGCGTGGATGGCGAATATGTTTTGAACCCTACCGCTCCACAGAATGAAGTATCCGATATTGAATTGACCGTTGCCGGTTCAAGAGTCGCCATCAACATGGTTGAGAGCAGCGCTGCAATGGTTAACGAAGAAGACATGCTTGGGGCATTGATGTTCGGCCACAAAGCGATTCAGGAATTATGCGATTTCCAAGATAAAATCGTAGCTGAAGTCGGCAAGGAAAAAATGACAGTCAAGCTTCTGTCTTTGAACCCTGAACTTGTAGCCGAAGTGACCGCTGCTTACGGCGAAAAAATGACGGCAGCCATCATGACAGAAGAGAAATTGGCTCGTGAAGCCGCTATTGAAGATGTGAAAGCTGAAGCAATCTTGTTCTTCAACGAAAAGTATCTGGATGACGCCAACTTTGCACAAATCTCCAAAGAAGTCCGCCAAATCGTGGAAGACATGGAAAAAGACGAAGTGCGCCGTTTGATCACAGTCGACAAAATCCGTCCTGATGGCCGTAAAATCGACGAAATCCGCCCATTGGCTTCCGAAGTCGGCTTATTGCCGCGCGTACACGGTTCCGGTTTGTTCACGCGTGGACAGACGCAAGCTTTGTCCACTTGTACATTGGCTCCGCTGGGCGAACATCAGATCATCGATGGCCTGGGCATGGTGGACAGCAAACGATTCATCCACCATTACAACTTCCCGCAATTCTCGGTCGGCAGCACCGGCAGAGCAGGAAGCCCTGGACGCCGCGAAATCGGCCACGGCGCATTGGGTGAACGTGCATTGAAACAAGTCATCCCGACTGAAGCCGAGTTCCCTTACACAATCCGTTTGGTTTCGGAAGTGTTGGAATCCAATGGGTCCTCTTCACAGGCAAGCATCTGCGCCAGCACGCTGGCAATGATGGACGCGGGTGTACCGATCAAAGCGCCGGTGGCGGGCATCGCGATGGGCTTAGTGATGGAAGGCGAAAACTACACAGTCTTGACGGACATCCAAGGACTTGAAGACCACTTGGGCGACATGGACTTCAAAGTTGCCGGAACCAGCGAAGGCATCACTGCCTTGCAGATGGACATCAAAATCCAAGGAATCACAGAACAAATCCTGACTGAAGCATTGATGCAAGCGAAAAAAGCGCGGATGGAAATCCTTGCTGAGCTGACAAGCACGATTGCAGCTCCTCGCGAAGAGTTGTCCCAATATGCTCCGAAGATCGAAATGATGCAAATCAAACCTGATAAGATCAAAGTCGTCATCGGTAAGGGCGGAGATACGATCAACAGCATCATCGAAGAAACCGGCGTGAAGATCGACATCGATCAAGAAGGTAATGTGAGCATCGCTTCTGCTGATACGGCGATGATCGCCCGCGCTAAACAAATCATCGAAGAGTTGACGCATGAAGTCAAGGTTGGCGAAATCTATGAGGGTACTGTAAAACGCATCGAAAAATTCGGCGCATTCGTAGGAATCACAAAAGGCAAAGACGGTATGGTCCACATATCCGAGTTGGCTAACGAGCGAGTCAAAGAAGTCGAAGACGTCCTAGCCATCGGCGACAAAGTCAAAGTCAAGGTCATCGAAGTCGATAGACAGGGCAGAATCAATCTTTCCCGTAAAGCGCTATTGCCTAAGGAAGAAAAGTAA